In one window of Paucidesulfovibrio gracilis DSM 16080 DNA:
- a CDS encoding periplasmic heavy metal sensor has protein sequence MNKRTLIISLSLVAVLALAATAFARHGYHGSMGYGHMGFGGGYGHGGAFQVAPEQQEAFDAIFDKHRDTMRDLSNQLWSKHMELEALTNSGQATKADIHELVQDISELREKKQAEHENFFEELDQAGIQAQFVPCRGFGPNGGGRQQNGSGPGSGQGYGSGSGSGQGYGPCNQ, from the coding sequence ATGAACAAGCGGACTCTTATCATCTCTCTGAGCCTCGTGGCAGTGCTGGCCCTGGCGGCCACAGCCTTTGCCCGTCATGGATACCACGGCTCCATGGGCTACGGTCACATGGGATTTGGTGGCGGCTACGGACACGGCGGCGCCTTCCAGGTCGCTCCTGAACAGCAGGAGGCCTTTGACGCGATCTTCGACAAGCACCGCGACACCATGCGCGACCTGAGCAACCAGCTCTGGTCCAAGCACATGGAGCTGGAAGCCCTCACCAACAGTGGACAGGCCACCAAGGCAGACATCCACGAGCTGGTCCAGGACATTTCGGAGCTGCGTGAAAAGAAGCAGGCCGAACACGAAAACTTCTTTGAGGAGTTGGACCAGGCCGGTATCCAGGCGCAGTTCGTCCCCTGCCGGGGCTTTGGTCCCAATGGTGGCGGACGGCAGCAGAATGGAAGCGGTCCCGGTTCCGGCCAAGGCTACGGTTCCGGCTCTGGATCCGGCCAAGGCTACGGTCCCTGCAATCAATAG
- the ftsW gene encoding putative lipid II flippase FtsW, producing the protein MKNTRLSNQHQPPKADKLLLVAVLILAGLGLIMVLSSSGIMAERYFGDKYLFFKKQAAFFCIGAALMYACWRLPRVFFYELTYFWLVVAVILLALCSFTPLGVDANGAKRWISFGLFNFQPLEFSKIALVFYLAYYFSRKQELVRTLSVGMLPPFLVTGLLCILLLTQPDFGGAAFLAGILFFMCLVGGTRLTYLFGAFTFLAWGGWLLILQEPYRYKRWTAFLDPFKEPFGTGYQLVQSFYAFGSGKLTGVGLGAGKQKLFFLPEAHNDFILAVVGEEMGFLGMSLFFLLIGFIIFRCLRIALLQEDLQDRFTAFGMTLILTVGFLLNPAVVLGTVPPKGVPLPFVSYGGSNLIVSFICVGILLNLSQRRHA; encoded by the coding sequence ATGAAGAACACCCGCCTCTCCAACCAGCATCAACCGCCCAAGGCGGACAAGCTGCTGCTCGTGGCCGTGCTCATTCTGGCAGGCCTGGGGCTGATCATGGTGCTCTCTTCCAGCGGCATCATGGCGGAACGCTACTTCGGGGACAAGTACCTCTTCTTTAAAAAACAGGCGGCGTTCTTCTGTATCGGCGCGGCGCTCATGTATGCGTGCTGGCGGCTGCCCCGGGTGTTTTTCTACGAGTTGACCTATTTCTGGCTGGTGGTTGCCGTGATCCTGCTGGCTCTGTGCTCCTTCACGCCCCTGGGCGTGGACGCCAACGGTGCCAAGCGTTGGATCTCTTTCGGGCTGTTCAACTTCCAGCCCCTGGAGTTTTCCAAAATCGCGCTGGTGTTCTATCTGGCCTACTATTTTTCGCGCAAGCAGGAACTGGTCCGCACCCTGAGCGTGGGCATGCTGCCGCCCTTCCTGGTCACGGGCCTGCTCTGCATCCTGCTGCTCACCCAGCCGGACTTCGGCGGAGCCGCATTCCTGGCGGGAATCCTTTTCTTCATGTGTCTGGTGGGCGGCACCCGGCTGACCTACCTGTTCGGCGCATTCACCTTCCTGGCCTGGGGCGGCTGGCTGCTCATCCTACAGGAACCGTACCGCTACAAACGCTGGACCGCCTTTCTGGACCCGTTCAAGGAACCTTTCGGCACGGGCTACCAACTCGTGCAATCCTTTTACGCGTTTGGCTCGGGCAAGCTTACGGGCGTGGGTCTGGGCGCGGGCAAACAAAAACTCTTCTTCCTGCCCGAAGCGCACAACGACTTTATCCTGGCCGTGGTGGGCGAGGAAATGGGCTTTTTGGGCATGTCCCTGTTTTTCCTTTTGATCGGGTTCATCATCTTCCGCTGCCTGCGCATCGCGCTGTTGCAGGAGGACTTGCAGGACCGCTTTACGGCCTTTGGCATGACCCTGATTCTTACGGTGGGCTTTTTGCTGAACCCCGCAGTGGTGCTCGGCACGGTGCCGCCCAAAGGCGTCCCCCTGCCCTTTGTCAGCTACGGCGGCTCCAATTTGATTGTATCGTTCATCTGCGTGGGCATATTGCTGAACCTTTCGCAAAGGAGGCACGCATGA
- a CDS encoding radical SAM protein encodes MRKSRIYHGDREPSPRETGGRLPTALIIPMERRVALSTLGWQAVYRQLAENPGMAPERCFTLGRDGEPTTMESGTPLSRFPVLALSVNFEEDLLHLLRTLEASGVPSRREERPDYPLIMVGGPLAFMNPAPLAPMTDCFFVGEAEAGLADVFSKFREVWLQGGDKNAMLDAVAAMPGIYAPGRSAVPVRRVIAPGASLNDPAWSCFISPDAVFRDTLLLEANRGCPYACRFCAAGYVYRPPRQASLEELQAVVEQAEPPKVGLVGTALTDLPHLLPFLNWLRQRGTKFSLSSVRADGVTEELLTILRQSGVRTVTLALEGPSRRLRDQASKKLKEEDFLRAVALCARHGVNHLKTYCIVGWPGETDADYEELGGFLGEIARTRDENLKRQKEFMRVTLGTSCLVPKPHTPFQWMAMASAEELDRRQHMIREMLKPYKGFRLEADKPFQARLQGLLARGGESIFDFVELAARHGGWKKALKRWQGDPAHELDRERSRDEALPWDVIDVGVTKEHLWQEWERAKRFQPSPKCVESGCDQCRRCGMDCFLREQS; translated from the coding sequence ATGCGCAAGAGCCGCATCTACCACGGCGACCGGGAGCCATCTCCCCGGGAGACCGGAGGCCGACTGCCCACGGCCCTGATCATCCCCATGGAACGCCGTGTGGCCCTTTCCACCTTGGGGTGGCAGGCGGTATACCGCCAATTGGCGGAAAATCCGGGCATGGCCCCGGAACGCTGCTTCACCCTTGGGCGCGACGGGGAACCCACGACGATGGAAAGCGGAACCCCGCTCTCCAGATTCCCTGTGCTGGCCTTGAGCGTGAATTTCGAGGAGGATCTCCTTCACCTCCTGCGAACTCTTGAGGCCTCGGGCGTTCCTTCCCGTCGGGAGGAACGCCCGGATTACCCTCTGATCATGGTGGGCGGGCCGCTGGCCTTCATGAATCCCGCTCCGCTCGCCCCCATGACGGACTGTTTCTTTGTCGGCGAGGCCGAGGCCGGTCTTGCCGATGTTTTTTCCAAATTTCGTGAGGTCTGGCTCCAGGGCGGCGACAAAAACGCCATGCTCGACGCTGTGGCCGCCATGCCCGGTATCTACGCCCCCGGACGCTCCGCCGTACCGGTTCGCCGCGTCATTGCTCCGGGCGCATCCCTCAATGACCCGGCCTGGTCCTGTTTCATCTCGCCGGACGCGGTCTTTCGCGACACGCTGCTGTTGGAGGCCAACCGGGGGTGTCCCTATGCCTGCCGGTTTTGCGCGGCTGGCTACGTGTACCGGCCTCCCCGCCAGGCGTCCCTGGAGGAATTGCAGGCAGTCGTGGAACAGGCCGAACCGCCCAAGGTCGGCTTGGTAGGAACCGCGCTCACGGACCTGCCGCACCTGCTTCCCTTTCTGAACTGGCTGCGTCAGCGCGGCACCAAATTCTCCCTTTCCTCGGTCCGGGCCGACGGCGTTACCGAGGAACTGCTCACCATTCTACGACAGAGCGGTGTGCGCACCGTGACCCTGGCGTTGGAAGGTCCGAGCCGACGCCTGCGCGACCAGGCCAGCAAAAAATTGAAGGAAGAAGATTTTCTCCGCGCGGTGGCCCTGTGTGCACGCCACGGCGTCAACCACCTCAAGACCTACTGCATTGTGGGCTGGCCGGGCGAGACCGACGCCGATTACGAAGAATTGGGCGGTTTTTTGGGTGAAATCGCCCGCACACGGGACGAAAATCTGAAACGCCAGAAAGAATTCATGCGTGTTACCCTGGGTACCAGTTGCCTGGTTCCCAAACCACACACGCCGTTCCAGTGGATGGCCATGGCGTCGGCAGAGGAACTGGACCGCAGACAGCACATGATCCGGGAAATGCTCAAGCCGTACAAGGGATTCCGCCTGGAAGCGGATAAGCCGTTTCAAGCCCGGCTCCAAGGCCTGCTGGCCCGGGGCGGAGAGTCCATCTTTGATTTCGTGGAACTGGCCGCCCGGCACGGCGGCTGGAAAAAAGCGCTCAAACGTTGGCAGGGTGATCCGGCCCACGAACTGGACCGAGAACGCTCCCGGGACGAAGCTCTGCCTTGGGACGTCATTGACGTAGGCGTGACCAAGGAACACCTCTGGCAGGAATGGGAACGGGCCAAACGGTTCCAACCCTCGCCCAAGTGCGTGGAATCGGGCTGCGATCAATGCCGACGCTGCGGTATGGATTGTTTTTTACGCGAACAGTCCTGA
- the murC gene encoding UDP-N-acetylmuramate--L-alanine ligase, producing MTAAQGPNVSVAPTVARPMMQSRVNQIHMVGIGGSGMNGIAEVLLNMNFTVTGSDLSAGAAVRRLQRLGANIFIGHGANNVDGADVVVKSTAIPEDNPELVRARELGTPIIPRAEMLAELMRLQSGIAVAGTHGKTTTTSLLATIFTEAGLDPTVIIGGRLNTYGANARLGEGEFLIAEADESDGSFLLLAPVISIVTNVDRDHMDHYATQEAIDESFAEFMNAIPFYGMNVVCGDDPGVQRLLPLVKRPCLTYGLGEKNRLRGEIISAGLRSVFNVYLDGEFWGEVNLAHPGHHNILNALGSIGVSLEAGLTKEDILRGLANFGGVGRRFERKGERKGVLVVDDYGHHPAEIAATLRTAKACYPNRRLVVAFQPHRFSRTQALFGDFCKAFEKADQLLLTEIYPAGESPIPGVNGLSLAQGIRQISETNVTFYENFETIEAELSTLLTPGDLFLTLGAGSIWQIGEHYLENGAEQNGPKDNASQED from the coding sequence ATGACAGCGGCGCAAGGCCCGAACGTAAGCGTGGCCCCCACCGTGGCCCGCCCCATGATGCAAAGCCGGGTGAACCAGATTCACATGGTGGGCATCGGCGGTTCCGGCATGAACGGCATTGCCGAAGTGCTCCTGAACATGAATTTCACCGTAACCGGTTCGGACTTGTCCGCTGGCGCGGCCGTGCGACGGCTTCAGCGTCTGGGGGCGAACATCTTCATCGGCCATGGCGCGAACAACGTGGACGGCGCGGATGTGGTGGTCAAATCCACCGCCATTCCCGAGGATAACCCCGAACTGGTCCGCGCCAGGGAGCTGGGCACGCCCATCATCCCCCGGGCGGAGATGCTGGCCGAACTGATGCGGCTCCAGTCGGGCATCGCCGTGGCCGGAACCCACGGAAAAACCACCACGACCTCCCTGCTGGCCACCATTTTCACCGAGGCGGGGCTGGATCCCACCGTGATCATCGGCGGTCGGCTGAATACCTACGGCGCCAATGCACGCCTGGGCGAAGGCGAATTTCTCATTGCCGAGGCGGACGAGTCCGACGGCTCGTTCCTGCTGCTCGCCCCGGTCATCTCCATCGTGACCAACGTGGACCGCGACCACATGGACCATTACGCCACGCAGGAAGCCATTGACGAATCCTTTGCCGAGTTCATGAACGCCATTCCGTTTTACGGCATGAACGTGGTCTGCGGCGATGATCCCGGCGTGCAGCGGCTTTTGCCCCTGGTCAAGCGTCCCTGCCTGACCTACGGCCTGGGCGAAAAAAACCGCCTGCGCGGAGAAATCATCAGCGCGGGACTGCGCAGCGTGTTCAACGTCTACCTGGATGGCGAATTCTGGGGCGAAGTCAATCTGGCGCATCCGGGCCACCACAATATTCTCAATGCGCTCGGTTCCATCGGCGTCAGCCTGGAAGCAGGCCTGACCAAGGAGGACATCCTTCGCGGGCTGGCCAATTTCGGGGGTGTGGGACGTCGGTTCGAACGCAAGGGCGAACGCAAGGGCGTGCTCGTGGTAGATGATTACGGTCATCATCCCGCGGAAATCGCGGCCACCCTGCGCACGGCCAAAGCCTGCTACCCCAATCGCCGCCTGGTGGTGGCCTTTCAACCGCATCGCTTTTCCCGCACGCAGGCGCTCTTCGGGGACTTTTGCAAGGCCTTTGAAAAAGCGGACCAGCTGTTGCTTACGGAAATTTATCCCGCAGGAGAATCCCCCATCCCCGGAGTGAACGGACTCTCACTCGCCCAGGGAATTCGCCAGATAAGCGAGACAAATGTCACATTTTATGAGAACTTTGAAACGATAGAAGCGGAATTATCCACGCTGCTCACCCCGGGCGACCTGTTTTTGACCCTGGGAGCCGGAAGCATCTGGCAGATCGGTGAACACTATTTGGAAAACGGAGCCGAACAAAACGGTCCCAAAGACAACGCCTCCCAGGAGGACTGA
- a CDS encoding FmdB family zinc ribbon protein — MPIYEYRCKKCGKEFEELVLSGDETPKCPECGKEDTERLLSGFAVSGGGSGDAGSLSAPLSGCGGAGGFT, encoded by the coding sequence ATGCCGATTTATGAATACCGATGCAAAAAATGCGGCAAAGAATTTGAAGAGCTGGTTCTTTCCGGCGATGAAACACCCAAATGCCCGGAATGCGGCAAGGAAGATACCGAACGTCTGCTCTCGGGGTTTGCCGTGTCCGGCGGCGGAAGCGGTGACGCTGGTTCCCTGTCTGCGCCGTTGTCCGGGTGCGGGGGGGCTGGAGGATTCACCTGA
- the murG gene encoding undecaprenyldiphospho-muramoylpentapeptide beta-N-acetylglucosaminyltransferase, with the protein MSGLRHLVVTTGGTGGHIFPALAVAAEFKARDAARQVTFIGASGPEGELARKAELDFVALPARGVLGTGLRKLATPVWLAKGLLKALWTLRRLRPDAVLGFGGYAGFCPVPAAWLCGIPCAIHEQNSVPGAANRTLRHFVRTIFLSFEETVSWFPAKKTVLTGNPVRADIAQAGRTPRPGTRSLLVLGGSQGARALNDAVIEALPELRKAAITVRHQAGASDVDRVRRECTDAGFDPDGPQIRVSGFIDDMAQAYAEADLIFCRSGASTVFEAAAAGRPCIFVPYPHATHNHQALNARAMEQAGAARVIPQDGLGGGSLAGMVVGLLNNQEKLDRMAEAAKDFAKPDAAARIVDHLEEQAAKHKGRNA; encoded by the coding sequence ATGAGCGGTCTCCGGCATCTTGTGGTCACCACCGGCGGCACCGGCGGACACATCTTCCCGGCCTTGGCCGTTGCCGCGGAGTTCAAAGCACGCGACGCCGCACGGCAGGTCACGTTCATCGGGGCTTCCGGTCCCGAAGGGGAACTGGCACGCAAGGCCGAATTGGACTTTGTGGCTCTGCCCGCCCGGGGCGTGCTCGGCACAGGCCTGCGCAAGCTGGCCACTCCGGTGTGGCTGGCCAAAGGGCTGCTCAAGGCGCTGTGGACCCTGCGGCGGCTGCGGCCTGACGCGGTGCTCGGTTTCGGCGGGTACGCGGGTTTCTGCCCGGTGCCAGCCGCCTGGCTCTGCGGCATTCCCTGCGCAATCCACGAACAAAATTCCGTTCCCGGAGCCGCCAACCGCACCCTGCGCCACTTTGTGCGGACCATTTTTCTTTCCTTTGAGGAGACCGTGTCCTGGTTCCCGGCAAAAAAAACCGTGCTCACAGGCAATCCTGTACGGGCCGACATTGCCCAGGCAGGACGCACTCCCCGGCCCGGCACCCGCTCCCTGCTCGTATTGGGCGGCAGCCAGGGTGCTCGCGCGCTCAATGATGCAGTCATCGAAGCCCTGCCCGAACTGCGCAAGGCCGCCATCACCGTGCGGCACCAGGCCGGAGCCTCGGATGTGGACCGTGTCCGCCGTGAGTGCACGGATGCGGGGTTCGATCCCGACGGACCGCAAATCCGCGTCAGCGGCTTTATCGATGACATGGCCCAGGCCTATGCCGAAGCGGATCTGATATTCTGCCGCTCCGGTGCCAGCACCGTGTTTGAAGCGGCTGCGGCAGGGCGTCCCTGTATTTTTGTCCCCTACCCCCATGCCACCCACAACCATCAGGCCTTGAACGCCAGGGCCATGGAACAGGCCGGAGCAGCGCGGGTCATCCCCCAGGACGGACTGGGCGGCGGCAGTCTTGCCGGTATGGTGGTGGGCCTGCTCAACAACCAAGAAAAACTTGACCGGATGGCCGAAGCCGCCAAGGACTTCGCCAAACCGGACGCGGCCGCACGCATCGTGGACCACCTCGAGGAGCAGGCCGCCAAGCATAAAGGAAGGAACGCATGA
- the ftsA gene encoding cell division protein FtsA, protein MAKSDLVVGLDIGTTKICAVVGEPGDNGVDIIGIGKAPSTGLRRGVVVNIEQTVQCIKKALEEAELMAGCEIRSVYAGIAGSHIKGFNSHGVIAVKGGEVIQKDVERVIEAAKAVAIPLDREVIHTLPQEFIVDDQRGIADPLGMAGVRLETKVHIVTGAVTSAQNIIRSCHRAGLDVADIVLESLASSKAVLSAEEQEIGVAIVDIGGGTTDLAIFSNDSIKHTSVLALGGNNLTNDIAFGLRTPMQAAEEIKMLHGCALADMIETDELIEVPSVGGRESRTMSKRVLAEICEPRVEEILALVDQELEKSGFKQMIAAGVVLTGGTSMIDGMQDLADQIFDLPVRIGYPSGIGGLIDVVDSPKYATAVGLLKFGCEKEMAGQDRRSFGIRDEGTFNRILGRMRKWFTDIA, encoded by the coding sequence ATGGCCAAAAGCGACCTTGTTGTCGGTCTGGATATCGGGACCACCAAGATTTGCGCGGTGGTCGGCGAACCAGGGGACAACGGCGTGGATATCATCGGCATCGGCAAAGCCCCGTCCACGGGGTTGCGTCGCGGCGTGGTGGTGAACATCGAACAGACCGTGCAATGCATCAAAAAGGCCTTGGAAGAGGCCGAACTCATGGCCGGCTGCGAAATCCGCTCCGTATACGCGGGGATCGCCGGAAGCCATATCAAGGGGTTCAATTCCCACGGGGTCATTGCGGTCAAGGGCGGCGAGGTCATTCAAAAGGACGTGGAACGCGTCATTGAAGCGGCCAAGGCCGTGGCCATCCCCCTGGACCGCGAAGTGATCCACACGTTGCCGCAGGAATTCATCGTGGACGACCAACGCGGCATCGCCGACCCTCTGGGCATGGCGGGCGTTCGCCTGGAAACCAAGGTGCATATCGTCACCGGCGCGGTGACCTCGGCCCAGAACATCATCCGCTCCTGCCATCGGGCCGGACTGGATGTGGCCGACATCGTGCTCGAATCCCTGGCCTCGTCCAAGGCCGTGCTCTCGGCCGAGGAGCAGGAAATCGGCGTGGCCATTGTGGACATCGGCGGCGGCACCACGGATCTGGCGATTTTCTCCAACGACTCCATCAAGCATACCTCGGTGCTGGCGCTGGGGGGCAACAACCTCACCAATGACATCGCCTTTGGCCTGCGCACCCCTATGCAGGCCGCCGAGGAAATCAAGATGCTGCATGGCTGCGCCCTGGCCGACATGATCGAAACCGACGAGCTGATCGAGGTGCCGAGCGTGGGCGGCCGGGAGAGCCGGACCATGTCCAAACGGGTGCTGGCGGAAATCTGCGAGCCTCGTGTGGAGGAAATTCTGGCCCTGGTGGACCAGGAGCTGGAAAAATCCGGCTTTAAACAAATGATCGCCGCGGGCGTGGTGCTCACGGGCGGCACGTCCATGATCGACGGCATGCAGGATCTCGCGGACCAGATTTTTGATCTGCCGGTCCGCATTGGATATCCCTCGGGCATCGGGGGACTCATTGATGTAGTGGACAGTCCCAAATACGCCACAGCGGTGGGGCTGCTGAAGTTTGGGTGCGAAAAGGAGATGGCCGGGCAGGACCGTCGTTCCTTCGGCATCCGGGATGAGGGAACCTTCAACCGCATTCTGGGCAGGATGCGCAAGTGGTTCACGGATATCGCGTAA
- a CDS encoding cell division protein FtsQ/DivIB — protein sequence MSRRLSNPSYLNSGKQSLRRRSNRYRGSDGFSHGSPALRRFVLMLGLGTALVALMGVLYFGYRLGTTTEFFALDKIEVLGNKRLSYGEVLDAGRVRLGQNSLALNLSRVEALLSKNPWVKNVSVRRDIPRKLIIQVEERDPAYWIRRGGSLYYADENGELITSVSPADFRSLPVLEADAEMRERLTELPDMIRALDNGAMPLSRDALAWVRLSGAGQAQMFLDNANLTLTFALEDWRSELRHVRLVAQDMRRRGEMNRVRRITASGGKVWVDRTH from the coding sequence ATGAGCCGCCGACTCAGCAACCCTTCCTACCTGAACAGCGGCAAACAGTCCCTGCGCCGCCGCTCCAACCGGTATCGCGGATCCGACGGTTTTTCCCACGGTTCCCCCGCGTTGCGGCGCTTTGTGCTGATGCTGGGACTCGGCACAGCCCTTGTGGCGCTTATGGGAGTGCTCTATTTCGGGTATCGCCTGGGCACCACCACGGAATTCTTTGCCCTGGACAAAATAGAAGTGCTGGGCAACAAGCGCCTGTCCTACGGCGAAGTGCTGGATGCGGGCCGGGTTCGCCTGGGGCAAAACAGTTTGGCGCTGAATCTCAGCCGTGTTGAAGCCCTGCTGAGTAAAAATCCGTGGGTAAAAAATGTTTCTGTGCGCCGGGACATTCCCCGAAAGCTGATCATTCAGGTGGAAGAGCGCGACCCCGCCTACTGGATCCGGCGCGGCGGCTCATTGTATTACGCCGATGAAAACGGGGAACTCATTACATCCGTATCCCCGGCGGATTTCCGCTCCCTCCCGGTTTTGGAGGCAGATGCGGAAATGCGCGAACGCCTGACCGAATTGCCGGACATGATCCGCGCACTGGACAACGGAGCCATGCCCCTTTCCCGGGATGCCCTGGCCTGGGTCCGGCTCTCCGGCGCGGGACAGGCGCAAATGTTTCTGGATAACGCGAACTTGACCCTGACCTTCGCATTGGAGGATTGGCGGTCAGAACTTCGCCATGTCCGCCTTGTGGCGCAGGATATGCGCCGCCGTGGCGAAATGAACCGCGTCCGCCGCATCACCGCCTCAGGCGGCAAGGTGTGGGTCGACAGGACGCACTGA
- the ftsZ gene encoding cell division protein FtsZ, with product MEYFEIEHDTSAKIKVIGCGGGGGNAVNNMIQSALKGVEFIVCNTDAQDIEKSLAETKIHIGQKLTKGLGAGANPEVGRNAAVENIEEIRQALEGADMVFITAGMGGGTGTGAAPVVAEVARDLGALTVGVVTKPFFFEGKRRLGAAEEGINTLSEVVDSIITIPNDRLLQLAAKKASFTEMLKKADEVLYYATKGIADLITVHGLINLDFADVKAVMSNSGLALMGTGIAEGEGRAKEAARMAITSPLLEDVSIEGAKGVLMNITCSPDMLIEEAAEAANIISSEADEDAQIFFGTVFDPDAGEEMRITVIATGIEHVAAQSDATSSKGQNPLSRFNRRERSSDAATGTGKRRVHRSVMNQDTTVPAYLRFSDSAEEEPEKPKRRVANAGPGDQHFVFDKDDLDIPAFIRKNNS from the coding sequence ATGGAATATTTTGAAATCGAGCACGACACGAGTGCCAAGATCAAAGTCATCGGTTGCGGAGGCGGCGGCGGAAATGCCGTAAACAACATGATCCAGTCCGCTCTCAAGGGCGTGGAATTCATCGTCTGCAACACGGACGCCCAGGACATTGAAAAAAGCCTGGCCGAAACCAAAATCCACATCGGCCAAAAGCTGACCAAAGGGCTTGGCGCAGGAGCCAACCCGGAAGTCGGTCGCAATGCCGCCGTGGAAAACATTGAAGAAATCCGTCAGGCGCTGGAAGGCGCGGACATGGTCTTCATCACCGCGGGCATGGGCGGCGGAACCGGAACCGGCGCGGCCCCTGTCGTGGCCGAGGTGGCCCGGGATCTGGGCGCACTTACCGTGGGTGTGGTGACCAAGCCCTTCTTCTTTGAAGGCAAGCGTCGCCTCGGTGCGGCCGAGGAGGGCATCAACACCCTCTCCGAAGTGGTGGACTCCATCATCACCATTCCCAACGACCGGCTCCTGCAACTGGCCGCGAAAAAGGCCTCGTTCACGGAGATGCTCAAAAAGGCGGACGAAGTGCTCTACTACGCCACCAAGGGCATTGCCGACCTGATCACGGTCCACGGCCTGATCAACCTGGACTTTGCGGACGTAAAGGCCGTGATGTCCAACTCGGGCCTGGCCCTCATGGGTACGGGCATTGCCGAGGGCGAAGGCCGCGCCAAGGAAGCCGCACGCATGGCCATCACCTCTCCGCTGCTGGAAGACGTCTCCATCGAGGGCGCCAAGGGCGTGCTCATGAACATCACCTGCTCCCCTGACATGCTCATCGAAGAGGCCGCCGAAGCCGCGAACATCATCTCCAGCGAAGCGGACGAGGACGCCCAGATCTTCTTCGGTACGGTGTTCGATCCGGACGCCGGAGAAGAGATGCGCATCACGGTCATTGCCACGGGCATCGAACACGTGGCCGCCCAGTCCGACGCCACGTCGTCCAAGGGGCAGAACCCCTTGAGCCGTTTCAATCGGCGGGAACGCAGCTCCGATGCGGCCACCGGCACGGGCAAACGCCGTGTGCACCGCTCGGTGATGAACCAGGACACTACTGTGCCGGCGTACCTGCGCTTTAGCGACAGTGCCGAAGAGGAACCCGAAAAGCCCAAGCGCCGCGTCGCCAACGCCGGGCCTGGGGACCAGCACTTTGTTTTCGACAAAGACGATCTGGATATCCCCGCCTTCATACGCAAGAACAACAGCTAG
- the murB gene encoding UDP-N-acetylmuramate dehydrogenase has protein sequence MRPRIRRPGPAMRDRTTLRLGGTTRAEAVLRADADLDMLPPLLHTEGASPLALGAGSNLLCADQELPLLLLTVDNQRAPEARPGDDHVTVRVGGGVKLPVLLGWCARNGLSGLENLTGIPGTVGGAVAMNAGSYGSNMADLVRRVRVWTPEAGLEWRNADQCRFDYRFFAPEPLDGDAPTFFLIWEAELALVPSLPDNVRAAMRYTMTRKKAAQPVTAWSAGCVFKNPENQSAGILLDKAGFRGLQQGGMAFSSLHANFLVNLGQGTAEQALELLEKARYAVYERFGVTLETEVRVIA, from the coding sequence ATGCGTCCCAGAATCCGCCGTCCCGGCCCCGCCATGCGGGACCGCACCACACTTCGACTCGGGGGAACCACCCGCGCCGAAGCCGTGTTGCGTGCGGATGCGGATCTGGACATGCTGCCTCCGCTCCTGCATACCGAAGGCGCTTCCCCCCTGGCCCTGGGTGCGGGGAGCAACCTGCTCTGCGCGGACCAGGAACTGCCCCTGCTGCTGCTCACCGTGGACAACCAACGCGCCCCGGAAGCCCGGCCCGGCGACGATCACGTCACGGTCCGCGTGGGCGGCGGTGTCAAGCTGCCGGTGCTGCTCGGCTGGTGCGCGCGCAACGGACTCTCCGGGCTGGAAAACCTCACCGGCATTCCCGGCACAGTGGGCGGCGCCGTGGCCATGAACGCCGGTTCCTACGGCTCAAACATGGCCGACCTGGTCCGCAGGGTCCGCGTGTGGACTCCAGAAGCAGGACTGGAATGGCGGAATGCGGACCAGTGCCGGTTCGACTATCGCTTCTTTGCTCCCGAGCCGTTGGACGGCGATGCCCCGACGTTTTTCCTGATCTGGGAAGCGGAACTGGCTTTGGTTCCCTCCCTGCCGGACAACGTTCGTGCGGCCATGCGCTACACCATGACACGGAAAAAGGCGGCCCAGCCCGTCACGGCCTGGAGCGCGGGATGCGTATTCAAAAACCCGGAAAACCAAAGCGCGGGCATTCTGCTGGATAAGGCAGGATTTCGGGGACTTCAGCAGGGTGGCATGGCATTTTCCTCCCTGCATGCAAACTTTTTGGTGAACCTAGGCCAAGGAACAGCAGAACAGGCGCTGGAATTGCTGGAAAAAGCCCGCTACGCCGTGTATGAACGTTTCGGCGTCACGCTGGAAACGGAAGTGAGGGTGATTGCATGA